A single window of Methanomassiliicoccaceae archaeon DNA harbors:
- the proC gene encoding pyrroline-5-carboxylate reductase: MSVKIGFIGAGNMASAMIGGIITSGLYTKDEVVACAPSASTRDKVSAKYGIKVYGTAAEVVRLADFIVLSVKPNQLQDLFAEEGLKFNSSHLIMSIVAGVKISTLETYVPDCKIVRVMPNHCCLVGEGAAGYSRGIRATNEDMERVRGVLSSSGMAEEVKESDLDAVTGIAGSSTAFMYMVIDAMADGGVLCGLTREKAIRLAAQSMLGSAKMVLETGEHPDKLKDSVCSPGGTTIEGVRVLEDSCVRAAFIAAVEASTIKSREMGRR; the protein is encoded by the coding sequence ATGTCTGTCAAAATCGGTTTTATCGGCGCGGGTAACATGGCTTCCGCTATGATCGGAGGCATAATAACGAGCGGACTTTACACAAAGGACGAGGTGGTCGCTTGTGCTCCGAGCGCTTCTACGAGGGACAAAGTGTCAGCGAAATACGGCATTAAGGTCTACGGGACCGCTGCGGAGGTCGTTCGCCTTGCAGATTTCATAGTACTCTCGGTAAAACCGAACCAGCTTCAGGACCTTTTTGCGGAGGAGGGGCTGAAATTCAATAGCTCCCACCTCATAATGAGCATAGTTGCAGGAGTGAAAATCTCTACTTTAGAGACGTATGTGCCAGACTGTAAAATAGTACGAGTTATGCCCAATCATTGCTGCCTTGTAGGCGAGGGTGCCGCGGGTTATTCCCGGGGGATAAGGGCGACAAACGAGGATATGGAGAGGGTCCGCGGCGTGCTGTCTTCGTCCGGAATGGCAGAGGAGGTAAAAGAATCGGACCTGGACGCTGTGACCGGAATAGCGGGGAGCTCCACGGCCTTCATGTACATGGTCATTGACGCAATGGCCGACGGAGGCGTCCTATGCGGACTTACCCGCGAAAAAGCGATAAGGCTTGCGGCCCAGTCGATGCTGGGTTCTGCGAAAATGGTTCTAGAGACGGGGGAACACCCGGACAAGCTGAAGGACAGCGTGTGCTCTCCGGGAGGGACGACCATCGAGGGCGTCCGCGTCCTTGAGGACTCGTGCGTCAGGGCGGCCTTCATAGCAGCAGTCGAAGCGAGCACCATAAAGTCCAGGGAAATGGGGCGCAGGTGA
- a CDS encoding complex I subunit 1 family protein yields MVSSMKDWIQYGDPMSNAYYPYDTYNVVYDIGFEVYQFLGGIVAWLINLLIPGNWLSEWLVSDAVVNAFAIIILALLIFLVIFVGVLISLWEERKVLGRFMDRRGTMIGMKGFMQCVADGLKTFMKENTMPKKIDKMTYMWTVSLVIGTSVLVACMLPLSDRFYIVNFDSGLLIVMALYALAPFFILVSGWSQNNKYSLIGGMRAAESMISYEIPMLIIVCSVAVLSGTFNIGGIVAAQNESMWYIIPLFIGFIVFFTCACAESERSPFDLAEAEAELVEGWQTEYAGMKWGLIMLGDYLRGFASCAMISIMFLGGWNIAPFASDAVNGFLPEVVQLLKGWFIFFIMIWVRVALPRVRIDQILNLGWKVFMPLSVINLVIAVLLKVGGVF; encoded by the coding sequence ATGGTTTCTTCAATGAAAGATTGGATTCAATATGGGGACCCGATGTCCAACGCGTACTATCCGTACGACACGTACAACGTGGTCTATGACATCGGTTTCGAGGTGTACCAGTTCCTAGGAGGAATTGTAGCCTGGCTCATCAACCTTCTGATACCCGGGAACTGGCTTTCGGAATGGCTGGTATCAGATGCCGTAGTCAACGCGTTCGCGATAATCATACTGGCGCTGCTGATATTCCTGGTGATATTCGTCGGGGTACTGATATCGCTGTGGGAAGAGCGTAAAGTTCTCGGAAGGTTCATGGACAGAAGAGGGACCATGATAGGCATGAAGGGATTCATGCAGTGCGTCGCCGACGGTCTCAAGACCTTCATGAAAGAGAACACCATGCCCAAGAAGATCGACAAAATGACCTACATGTGGACCGTTTCACTGGTCATAGGCACGTCGGTCCTTGTTGCGTGCATGTTGCCTCTTTCCGACAGGTTCTACATCGTGAACTTCGATTCCGGTCTCCTGATCGTTATGGCGCTGTACGCTTTGGCGCCATTCTTCATCCTGGTTTCCGGCTGGTCGCAGAACAACAAATATTCTCTGATCGGAGGAATGAGGGCTGCGGAGTCGATGATATCATACGAGATTCCGATGCTCATCATCGTATGTTCCGTGGCAGTATTGTCTGGAACATTCAATATCGGCGGCATAGTGGCCGCTCAGAACGAATCGATGTGGTACATCATCCCGCTGTTCATAGGTTTCATCGTGTTCTTCACATGTGCGTGTGCAGAATCCGAGCGTTCGCCCTTCGACCTGGCAGAAGCAGAGGCCGAACTGGTCGAGGGATGGCAGACAGAGTACGCCGGAATGAAATGGGGACTCATAATGCTTGGAGATTATCTCAGGGGATTCGCCTCCTGTGCGATGATATCCATCATGTTCCTCGGAGGCTGGAATATAGCTCCGTTCGCATCCGATGCCGTCAACGGATTCCTTCCCGAAGTCGTACAGCTCCTCAAGGGCTGGTTCATCTTCTTCATAATGATCTGGGTCAGAGTAGCTCTGCCCCGTGTTAGGATCGATCAGATCCTCAACCTCGGATGGAAGGTGTTCATGCCGTTGTCTGTGATCAACCTGGTAATTGCGGTATTGCTCAAAGTAGGAGGTGTCTTCTGA
- a CDS encoding NADH-quinone oxidoreductase subunit C has translation MMDTEAIYQEPSVSEIKHLLETKFKGKVTVSKTDVRRVHAEILDKKDAFDVCNYIHDNLTFEHCTIVMGADMIDHLEVIYLLTNYHSGTVIEIFTKLPLDDLHVHSVALVWEGANWHERETFELFGIIFDEHPKLQRLLTPDTYTFFPFRKSYKLRGQE, from the coding sequence ATGATGGACACAGAAGCGATCTATCAGGAGCCCTCGGTCTCCGAGATAAAGCATCTACTTGAAACAAAATTCAAAGGGAAGGTAACGGTCAGCAAGACCGATGTCCGCCGCGTTCATGCGGAGATTTTGGACAAAAAGGATGCTTTCGACGTATGTAACTACATCCACGACAACCTGACTTTCGAGCACTGCACGATCGTCATGGGCGCGGATATGATCGACCATTTGGAGGTCATATATCTCCTTACCAACTATCACAGCGGAACGGTGATCGAGATCTTTACCAAGCTACCGCTTGACGATCTCCACGTGCACTCGGTCGCACTCGTATGGGAAGGCGCGAACTGGCACGAGAGGGAGACGTTCGAGCTTTTCGGGATAATTTTCGATGAGCACCCGAAACTACAGAGGCTTCTCACTCCGGACACATATACGTTCTTCCCGTTCAGGAAGTCCTATAAACTAAGGGGGCAGGAATGA
- a CDS encoding NADH-quinone oxidoreductase subunit A produces MSLITYYIPLMVLGVVCMGFAPLAWVVSRFIRPTKTTPWMESTYECGSEPIGDAHVQFRFQYYAFAIIFVVFDLVATLLMVWAVGFSGLSTMARIWILIFLGVMILGVSYALKKEEKIWI; encoded by the coding sequence ATGTCACTGATAACGTACTACATTCCGCTGATGGTACTAGGCGTGGTCTGTATGGGCTTCGCGCCGCTAGCGTGGGTCGTGTCTAGGTTTATAAGACCTACGAAAACGACGCCGTGGATGGAGTCAACCTATGAGTGCGGGTCGGAACCGATAGGGGACGCACACGTCCAGTTCAGGTTCCAATACTATGCTTTTGCCATCATTTTCGTGGTTTTCGACCTTGTCGCGACCCTTCTGATGGTTTGGGCTGTAGGATTTTCCGGTCTATCGACCATGGCTCGCATCTGGATTCTCATATTCCTCGGCGTGATGATCCTGGGCGTATCTTATGCGCTCAAAAAGGAGGAAAAAATATGGATATGA
- a CDS encoding NADH-quinone oxidoreductase subunit J codes for MSTIQNIWNEFTDYLGYLGNNGDLVMFLAVAAIGITAALFVVTDKEAMHSAFYLALVFVVVAVVFLFLEAEFMAIIQLFVYVGAITILFAFSIMLTRRYIMKSGGGNDDE; via the coding sequence ATGTCTACAATACAAAACATTTGGAACGAGTTCACCGACTATCTGGGGTACCTCGGCAACAACGGTGACCTGGTGATGTTCCTGGCCGTAGCGGCCATCGGAATAACCGCTGCGTTGTTCGTGGTTACCGATAAGGAGGCAATGCACAGTGCATTCTACCTCGCCCTTGTGTTTGTAGTCGTGGCAGTTGTCTTCCTGTTCCTGGAAGCCGAGTTCATGGCGATCATACAGCTATTCGTGTACGTCGGTGCTATCACCATACTGTTTGCGTTCAGCATAATGCTTACGAGACGTTACATCATGAAGTCCGGAGGTGGCAACGATGATGAGTAA
- the nuoB gene encoding NADH-quinone oxidoreductase subunit NuoB, with protein MDMSLYPHAVAMSAEEFMDWSTLVINDLLSAGTKKTVDKLTGPVWTWAMKNSMHPLHWGLACCALEMASASTTRHDAERLGIIYRSSPRQTDILLINGWIGKKVRPSIRRLYEQIPNPKWVIAMGECAISGGPWYDSYNCVQGVDQIVPVDLYIPGCPVKPDAMIDGFMLLQKKIGDYFNRGVFLED; from the coding sequence ATGGATATGAGTTTGTACCCTCATGCCGTCGCCATGAGCGCGGAAGAGTTCATGGACTGGTCCACTCTGGTCATCAACGACCTTCTAAGCGCTGGGACCAAGAAAACCGTCGACAAGCTCACAGGTCCTGTCTGGACATGGGCTATGAAAAACTCCATGCACCCGTTGCACTGGGGACTGGCCTGTTGCGCCCTCGAGATGGCATCCGCCTCTACGACAAGGCACGACGCAGAGCGTCTCGGAATCATCTATCGTTCATCCCCGAGGCAGACAGATATTCTGCTCATTAACGGATGGATCGGAAAGAAGGTCCGTCCCTCCATAAGGCGTCTCTACGAGCAGATCCCCAACCCCAAGTGGGTCATAGCCATGGGCGAGTGCGCCATTTCCGGCGGACCCTGGTATGATTCCTACAACTGCGTTCAGGGAGTCGACCAGATTGTGCCAGTAGACCTTTACATTCCCGGATGCCCCGTTAAGCCCGACGCGATGATCGACGGCTTCATGCTGCTTCAGAAGAAAATCGGCGATTACTTCAACAGAGGCGTTTTCCTGGAGGACTGA
- a CDS encoding 4Fe-4S binding protein, whose protein sequence is MPIKYLDKYPKNPARTLWVLKPMWVSLKLFFKTVTHRPVTILYPYEKEWIPDNYRGRPGLRFDKCIGCGVCSRMCPTGCIKMVDVADDDGKMVSRPQVFVGRCAFCGYCAEYCPVNAMTVTPEYELAELFKEDLFYGPRRLNFKDTTPGMEVHLEMTLQSDIDAGRSERRVLPYEIDNPVVDEDLCIGCKKCQKVCPVDAVTMVEKGLNAKGKPKLIPEFDAKKCICCENCVIDCPKDAIIIEEVL, encoded by the coding sequence ATGCCTATAAAATATCTAGATAAGTATCCGAAAAACCCGGCGAGGACCCTTTGGGTTCTGAAGCCCATGTGGGTCAGCCTTAAGCTGTTCTTCAAGACCGTAACCCACAGGCCCGTCACCATTCTCTATCCTTACGAGAAGGAGTGGATTCCCGACAATTATCGCGGACGCCCGGGGCTCAGGTTCGATAAGTGCATCGGTTGCGGAGTATGTTCGAGGATGTGCCCTACGGGGTGCATCAAGATGGTCGATGTTGCGGACGACGATGGCAAGATGGTATCGAGGCCGCAGGTGTTCGTCGGAAGGTGCGCCTTCTGCGGGTACTGCGCTGAATACTGCCCGGTGAACGCGATGACCGTGACGCCCGAATATGAACTGGCAGAGCTGTTCAAGGAAGATCTGTTCTACGGACCCCGCAGGCTGAATTTCAAGGACACAACGCCCGGAATGGAGGTACATCTGGAGATGACCCTCCAGTCCGATATCGATGCAGGGCGCTCAGAGAGGAGGGTACTCCCCTATGAGATAGACAACCCTGTCGTCGATGAGGACCTATGCATCGGATGCAAGAAGTGCCAGAAGGTATGTCCCGTCGATGCCGTTACGATGGTCGAGAAGGGCCTTAACGCCAAAGGCAAGCCCAAGCTCATTCCGGAGTTCGATGCGAAAAAGTGCATATGCTGCGAGAACTGCGTAATCGACTGTCCCAAGGACGCAATAATCATTGAGGAGGTGCTCTGA
- a CDS encoding NADH-quinone oxidoreductase subunit NuoD — protein MVVENTIDTFDSPPEERIGKEKYETDQMWIYMGPQHPFSHGLWTLKVRVDGEIVTDAEPVIGYLHRGWEKEAENRTYPKIIPMADRLCYSASMTYTHLYCMTVEKALGIEVPEKAKYIRIVADEICRIQSHLMWLAAVGTDLGNLTIFLWGMREREYWLDLNVRLCGQRMTTNYPRIGGVRNDTTDIFDRDVMRCTERFEKALWDIINMIDTNSIYVSRMKGISYLTREQCANLGITGPAMRGCGVDFDLRRDDPYDNYEHIDFEVPVLKEGDTYARYMVRIEEMFQSCEIIRQAVRKINALGKNAPYRLKVPSKVPAGKTFCKLEDPRGESLMYLISDGTDKPFRLKVRAPLFTNISASRPMVKGVRVADVPAVMAMIDVCMGETDR, from the coding sequence ATGGTAGTCGAAAATACAATAGACACATTCGATTCACCTCCTGAGGAGAGAATCGGGAAAGAGAAGTACGAAACGGACCAGATGTGGATCTACATGGGTCCGCAGCATCCCTTCTCCCACGGACTTTGGACACTGAAAGTCAGGGTCGACGGAGAGATAGTCACGGATGCGGAACCCGTTATCGGTTACCTGCACCGCGGCTGGGAGAAAGAGGCCGAGAACAGGACCTATCCGAAGATCATCCCGATGGCAGACCGTCTTTGCTATTCGGCATCGATGACCTATACTCACCTCTACTGCATGACCGTTGAGAAAGCCCTGGGGATAGAAGTTCCCGAGAAAGCCAAGTATATCAGGATAGTGGCGGACGAGATCTGCCGTATCCAGTCGCATCTTATGTGGCTTGCGGCCGTCGGAACGGACCTAGGTAACCTCACGATTTTCCTGTGGGGAATGAGGGAGAGGGAATACTGGCTCGACCTTAATGTCAGGCTGTGCGGTCAGAGGATGACCACCAACTACCCGCGTATCGGCGGAGTCAGGAACGACACTACCGATATATTTGACAGGGATGTAATGAGGTGCACCGAGCGCTTTGAGAAAGCACTCTGGGACATTATCAATATGATCGACACCAACTCGATCTATGTATCGAGGATGAAAGGCATCAGTTATCTCACGCGCGAGCAGTGCGCCAACCTTGGCATAACGGGGCCCGCGATGAGAGGATGCGGAGTAGACTTCGACCTGCGTCGCGACGACCCGTACGACAACTATGAGCACATCGATTTCGAGGTGCCCGTCCTGAAAGAAGGGGACACCTATGCCAGATATATGGTCAGGATCGAAGAGATGTTCCAGTCCTGTGAGATAATCAGGCAGGCTGTCCGCAAGATCAATGCTCTCGGCAAGAATGCGCCCTATAGGCTCAAGGTACCTTCCAAGGTACCGGCAGGAAAAACATTCTGCAAGCTCGAGGACCCTCGCGGCGAGTCGCTGATGTACTTGATATCGGACGGCACGGACAAGCCCTTCAGGCTTAAGGTCCGCGCGCCGCTGTTCACTAACATATCCGCATCGAGGCCCATGGTCAAAGGAGTCAGGGTCGCCGATGTTCCGGCAGTGATGGCTATGATCGATGTTTGCATGGGAGAAACGGACAGGTGA
- the nuoK gene encoding NADH-quinone oxidoreductase subunit NuoK yields MIPIEFFLMFSAILFVIGTYGIMTKNNAIVVLMCIEMVLNAANINLVAFAAYNGEIMGQVFVVFTVAIAACEVAVGIAILLNAYKMKKTTVIDDLTELRW; encoded by the coding sequence ATGATTCCAATTGAATTCTTCCTCATGTTCTCGGCCATACTGTTCGTCATAGGAACATATGGAATAATGACCAAGAACAACGCGATTGTCGTGCTGATGTGCATCGAGATGGTCCTGAACGCCGCAAACATAAACCTTGTCGCTTTCGCCGCATATAACGGCGAAATAATGGGACAGGTTTTCGTGGTGTTCACCGTTGCGATCGCAGCATGCGAGGTCGCTGTGGGCATAGCAATATTGCTCAACGCATACAAAATGAAGAAAACGACCGTCATAGACGATCTTACGGAATTGAGGTGGTAA
- a CDS encoding TIGR04190 family B12-binding domain/radical SAM domain protein produces MTRYDAVFIHAPSVYDFRKKPIFYGPVSDVIPSSPVFEMYPIGFMTLSAHLQRAGFKTRIVNIAVRMLMSEKYDAEKAIRKLDSKVYFIDLHWMPHAHGALELAKLVKKHHPDAKVELGGLTSSYFWEELIARPEVDFVMRGDSTEEPTVKMMQTLESGGDMSEVPNLVWKDCQGKVHDNGLTFVPDTLDDVIFDYGTMIKGVLKTMDVKSSLPWAGWDSEPLTMALSVRGCSLNCAECGGSHYANGKVVCRSRPAFRSPEKLAEDLDAIQSYMKAPIFVVGDIRQNGDDYSERFLRSVRERGIDNHVVIELFNGASADYFKSLDHAFDGGYTIEFSPDSHDEEVRFALGKGYTNENIEKTVQNAFEGGCMRMDLFYMTGLPFQSSESAVNSARASKKLWSLVDRKDGLFIYNSPFSPFVDPGSRAFEEPDKWGYKFYARTLEEHRVLLDSPSWKLTLSYETDFMTRDRIAETSYDAANVLAQCEFEAGRISESRLIDRTERTELARSLMHEVDKIMAVRDSAERETLLWGIKEKGMEMMNSTVCEKEDLAWDTKPVWYSAPRALRGLLFPLRHR; encoded by the coding sequence ATGACAAGATACGATGCAGTGTTCATACACGCCCCCAGCGTCTATGATTTCAGGAAAAAGCCGATATTCTACGGCCCGGTGAGCGATGTGATACCTTCTTCGCCGGTGTTCGAGATGTACCCGATAGGGTTCATGACCCTAAGTGCCCACCTGCAGAGGGCCGGTTTCAAGACAAGGATCGTCAACATCGCGGTAAGGATGCTGATGAGCGAGAAGTACGATGCCGAGAAGGCTATCAGAAAGCTCGATTCCAAGGTATACTTTATCGACCTTCATTGGATGCCCCATGCCCACGGGGCGCTGGAACTTGCCAAGCTCGTAAAGAAGCACCATCCGGATGCGAAGGTGGAGCTCGGAGGGCTGACATCATCGTACTTCTGGGAAGAGCTGATCGCCCGTCCCGAGGTAGACTTCGTAATGCGTGGCGATTCTACCGAGGAGCCGACGGTCAAGATGATGCAGACCCTCGAGTCCGGAGGGGACATGTCGGAAGTTCCCAATCTGGTCTGGAAGGATTGCCAGGGGAAAGTCCATGACAACGGCTTGACATTTGTTCCAGATACTCTGGACGATGTGATTTTCGATTACGGCACCATGATCAAGGGTGTATTGAAGACCATGGACGTCAAGAGCTCGCTTCCGTGGGCAGGTTGGGATTCCGAACCGCTCACGATGGCCCTGTCGGTACGCGGATGCTCGTTGAATTGTGCAGAATGCGGCGGATCGCATTACGCGAACGGAAAAGTGGTATGCAGGAGCAGACCGGCATTCAGGAGCCCGGAGAAACTGGCCGAGGACCTCGATGCGATACAGAGCTACATGAAAGCACCGATCTTTGTCGTAGGGGACATAAGGCAGAACGGAGACGATTACTCCGAAAGGTTTCTCAGGTCTGTCAGGGAACGTGGGATAGACAACCACGTCGTGATCGAGCTGTTCAACGGTGCAAGTGCCGATTACTTCAAATCACTGGACCACGCGTTCGACGGCGGGTACACGATCGAGTTCTCACCCGATTCCCACGATGAAGAGGTGCGTTTCGCGCTCGGCAAGGGATACACCAACGAAAACATCGAAAAAACAGTCCAAAACGCCTTTGAAGGAGGGTGTATGCGGATGGACCTGTTCTATATGACCGGGCTGCCATTCCAGTCATCAGAGTCGGCCGTCAACAGTGCCAGAGCATCAAAGAAACTATGGTCGCTAGTCGATAGGAAAGATGGGTTGTTTATATACAACTCTCCCTTCTCGCCCTTCGTCGATCCCGGTAGCAGAGCCTTCGAAGAGCCCGATAAATGGGGCTATAAATTCTACGCGAGGACACTGGAGGAGCACCGCGTGCTGCTGGACAGCCCTTCTTGGAAGCTAACGCTGTCCTACGAGACCGATTTTATGACCCGTGACCGGATAGCAGAGACATCTTACGATGCGGCCAATGTACTGGCACAATGTGAGTTCGAGGCCGGCAGGATATCGGAGTCACGGTTGATCGACCGTACCGAGAGGACCGAGTTGGCACGTTCACTAATGCATGAGGTCGACAAGATAATGGCCGTTCGGGACTCCGCGGAGCGCGAGACGCTCCTCTGGGGGATCAAAGAGAAAGGAATGGAGATGATGAACTCCACGGTATGCGAGAAGGAAGACCTGGCCTGGGACACCAAACCCGTATGGTACAGCGCCCCCAGGGCGCTCAGGGGATTGCTGTTCCCGCTCAGACATCGCTAA
- a CDS encoding DUF1743 domain-containing protein yields the protein MPTILKPDEVKAKYGPLFCRGFYTMVDEDNGIAQIVEVCSSRGPAEWDIVNRRRTGGIIKDIDLDGQTLIMNVEIGERALNFGPVSANLGGQGVSSLKVEGDRVRTVWKGLAGASVGIGACIPQCPDVIETVYPDGFKMGGAHAASVEIVTPKMIRLVIGIDDTDTKEKGATWVVGMKLGRSCPYGKFIEHKIIQLNPDVPSKTTNCCSTAISFAAVEEDVPKIIEYAVDFVRKESYSEEAVMAVYKGLKIPEQLSDFGWSAKTVLYDHQAAIKLAEENGVQIISVTGMGGVIGAVAAIGCFDMGVRAAGIPSDFE from the coding sequence ATGCCAACTATCCTGAAGCCGGACGAGGTCAAAGCAAAATACGGCCCCCTGTTCTGCCGCGGGTTCTACACCATGGTGGACGAAGATAACGGCATAGCACAGATAGTCGAGGTATGCTCGTCCAGAGGTCCGGCAGAATGGGATATAGTCAACCGCCGCCGCACCGGCGGCATAATCAAAGACATAGATCTGGACGGCCAGACTCTGATAATGAACGTCGAGATAGGCGAGAGGGCCCTGAACTTCGGACCCGTCTCCGCCAACCTGGGAGGACAGGGCGTTTCTTCGCTCAAGGTCGAGGGAGACCGTGTCCGCACCGTATGGAAAGGGCTCGCAGGAGCGTCGGTCGGGATCGGTGCATGCATCCCGCAATGCCCGGACGTCATCGAGACGGTATATCCGGACGGTTTCAAGATGGGCGGCGCCCATGCCGCCAGCGTCGAAATCGTCACCCCCAAGATGATACGTCTCGTCATCGGGATAGACGACACGGACACCAAAGAGAAAGGTGCCACATGGGTCGTAGGAATGAAGCTCGGAAGGTCATGCCCCTACGGCAAGTTCATCGAGCACAAGATAATCCAACTCAACCCCGACGTACCAAGCAAGACGACGAACTGCTGCTCTACAGCCATATCTTTCGCTGCTGTCGAGGAAGACGTACCGAAGATAATAGAGTACGCTGTAGATTTCGTGAGGAAGGAGTCATACTCTGAAGAAGCCGTAATGGCCGTTTATAAGGGGCTCAAAATACCAGAGCAACTGAGCGATTTCGGATGGAGCGCCAAAACAGTGCTCTACGATCACCAGGCCGCGATAAAACTGGCCGAGGAGAACGGCGTACAGATAATCTCCGTTACGGGCATGGGCGGAGTAATCGGTGCGGTGGCGGCCATAGGATGCTTCGACATGGGCGTCCGTGCCGCAGGTATTCCCAGCGATTTCGAGTGA
- a CDS encoding RNA 2'-phosphotransferase produces MIHECEEHGYFRGELCPLCGEEGKFIMSDYEVEKLGRSMAAILRHGNGDPDMDEQGFVDTRDIVSMVKSRDQNRWKWLRPHHIEAMVETDPKGRYQLSGADVRATYGHTVKLELNLPTDNVPEELYYPATDEEAELILEAGLMPTDRAMVHLSLTYDDAVTAGSVRSEDPVIIAVDTYACAEAGFPVGKAAKTVFLCDKVPPECLYLAAEPEDDYDDDDYEDENSSEDGHEEEKED; encoded by the coding sequence ATGATACACGAGTGCGAGGAACACGGTTATTTCCGCGGCGAGTTGTGCCCGCTCTGCGGCGAGGAAGGTAAATTCATAATGAGCGACTACGAGGTTGAAAAACTCGGAAGGAGCATGGCGGCGATCCTCAGGCACGGCAACGGGGATCCAGATATGGATGAGCAGGGTTTCGTGGACACACGCGACATCGTTTCGATGGTTAAAAGCAGGGACCAGAACAGATGGAAATGGCTCAGGCCCCACCACATCGAGGCAATGGTCGAGACGGACCCGAAGGGCAGGTACCAGCTATCCGGAGCGGACGTCAGGGCGACCTACGGGCACACTGTAAAGCTGGAGCTCAACCTGCCGACCGACAACGTCCCCGAGGAGCTATATTATCCGGCCACCGACGAGGAGGCGGAACTGATCCTCGAAGCCGGCCTTATGCCGACGGACCGTGCGATGGTCCATCTGTCCCTGACATACGATGATGCGGTAACGGCGGGCTCCGTGCGCAGCGAGGACCCGGTCATCATAGCCGTGGACACATATGCCTGCGCAGAAGCCGGTTTTCCAGTCGGAAAAGCCGCAAAGACGGTATTCCTGTGCGATAAAGTCCCTCCCGAATGTCTATACCTCGCCGCGGAGCCCGAAGACGACTACGACGATGACGATTACGAAGATGAAAATTCTTCAGAAGATGGACACGAAGAGGAAAAGGAGGATTGA
- the uppS gene encoding polyprenyl diphosphate synthase translates to MPISNILTNKAYSTYETKLRKEVLAGQVPKHVAIIMDGNRRYAEERGETKEEGHRLGSEKLEEVLNWCVEDGVRFLTVYAFSTENFNREKDEVEFLMELLRQSLIKFAESPRVHEKKVRLKVLGDVTMLPDHVKEAADYADEKTKDYSDYHFNMAIAYGGRQEIIAAVKSVAQKVADGNIKVEDIDENMLSEHMYTSDTPDPDLVLRTSGEVRISNFLLWQLAYSELYFTDVYWPGFRYIDFLRAIRTYQQRGRRYGK, encoded by the coding sequence ATGCCGATCTCAAATATACTGACCAACAAGGCATACTCCACTTATGAGACAAAGCTCAGGAAGGAGGTGCTTGCGGGCCAGGTCCCCAAACACGTTGCCATAATAATGGACGGCAACCGCAGGTACGCGGAGGAGCGAGGGGAGACAAAAGAGGAGGGGCACAGACTCGGCAGCGAAAAGCTGGAGGAAGTGCTCAATTGGTGCGTGGAGGACGGGGTCAGATTCCTGACGGTGTACGCTTTCTCAACCGAGAACTTCAACAGGGAGAAAGACGAGGTCGAATTCCTGATGGAACTGCTGAGGCAGTCCCTGATCAAATTCGCAGAGAGCCCCAGGGTCCACGAGAAGAAGGTCCGCCTCAAGGTCCTCGGAGACGTTACGATGCTTCCAGATCATGTGAAAGAAGCTGCGGACTACGCCGATGAGAAGACGAAAGATTATTCCGACTACCATTTCAACATGGCCATCGCCTACGGTGGCAGGCAGGAGATCATAGCGGCCGTGAAGAGCGTCGCCCAGAAGGTGGCCGACGGGAACATAAAAGTGGAAGATATCGACGAGAACATGCTGTCTGAGCACATGTATACGTCCGACACCCCGGACCCGGACCTGGTGCTCAGGACCTCCGGGGAGGTCAGGATATCCAATTTCCTCCTATGGCAGCTCGCATATTCAGAACTTTATTTTACAGACGTCTACTGGCCCGGGTTCAGGTACATCGACTTCCTGCGTGCCATAAGGACGTACCAGCAGCGCGGAAGGCGCTATGGGAAGTGA